The following coding sequences are from one Nitrospinota bacterium window:
- a CDS encoding methyl-accepting chemotaxis protein, which translates to MSRENKPYQRKNYFIQKGFQTNMIIKFVSLLIVMAVTSSGILYVFAGNTLEMSYYEAHSSIKSMWDILGPTVLATNLLSLAVISVATVYVIMFLSHKISGPLYKLEKNINEISEGNLNLHAHFRDGDQIQTVGIALGNMLEKLSRKINAITVASNELTAVENKLLSLKNNTSVAGKDIEAIYDQLTKTTKDLSNELKFFQLKR; encoded by the coding sequence ATGTCACGAGAAAATAAACCATACCAGAGAAAAAACTATTTTATCCAAAAGGGATTCCAGACGAACATGATAATTAAGTTCGTGTCGCTCCTTATCGTCATGGCTGTTACTTCATCCGGAATACTATACGTGTTTGCCGGCAATACTCTTGAAATGAGCTATTACGAAGCCCATTCAAGCATCAAAAGCATGTGGGATATCCTCGGCCCGACAGTGCTTGCTACAAACCTGCTGAGCCTTGCTGTCATTTCCGTGGCTACAGTGTATGTGATAATGTTCCTCTCACACAAAATATCTGGACCTCTTTACAAACTTGAAAAGAATATTAATGAAATTTCTGAAGGGAACCTGAATTTACACGCTCACTTTCGTGATGGCGACCAGATCCAGACTGTCGGTATTGCCCTTGGAAATATGCTGGAAAAGCTTTCAAGAAAGATAAACGCTATAACTGTCGCTTCGAACGAGTTGACCGCCGTGGAAAATAAACTTTTATCGCTGAAAAACAATACATCTGTTGCCGGCAAGGATATAGAGGCTATTTACGACCAGTTGACCAAAACAACAAAAGATCTGAGCAACGAACTGAAATTTTTTCAGCTGAAGAGATAA